A part of Aricia agestis chromosome 13, ilAriAges1.1, whole genome shotgun sequence genomic DNA contains:
- the LOC121733313 gene encoding sodium channel protein Nach, with amino-acid sequence MSASCKAQIKEYCQNCSFAGIRFIADDSKHWIERWFWVVLVILSWYGSALLIIAAWNAFVNNPISFGVETTYTDWSTKMPAVAVCEMANDDQIYNVSDTIWTPKHLLDLEDVLKDIAYFRGVAYSLIDVCYLSKNPDHLCPLSNYSYYTELVRSPCPKLIRNCSYNNIVFECCDYFQPIKTDLGTCYIINSIQTENPRPYPMISNITQKRGILRFQIMLLSMIYTIGEDEIPGITTLYSSTLKASLGNTYLRQVSVRDIENDPLVVETTPEQRACRFNSENQGLYPHYSYSACIVLCRKRAQLDICHCNDHFMLNTSDSERCNITGMWCLHTHSKQLTALKPPWSQRQGLVCDCLPSCEETDITIIKDVTTPLHPKRKKAFVEVMLPYLPTERFKRNVVRSRLDLVVSVGSTAGLFVGASLLSFVELIFFFTVRYISNVLMEKRKRKRVRIILPRH; translated from the exons ATGTCTGCTTCGTGCAAAGCCCAAATAAAAGAGTATTGCCAGAACTGCTCCTTTGCTGGCATACGATTTATAGCGGACGATTCTAAACATTGGATAGaaag ATGGTTCTGGGTAGTTCTCGTAATCCTATCGTGGTACGGCTCGGCTCTGCTCATCATAGCAGCTTGGAACGCCTTCGTCAACAATCCCATTAGCTTCGGCGTGGAGACCACATACACCGACTGGAGCACCAAGATGCCCGCTGTGGCTGTCTGCGAGATGGCCAACGATGACCAGATATACAACGTTTCAGATAC AATCTGGACGCCGAAACACCTTCTAGACCTTGAAGACGTTTTAAAGGATATCGCTTACTTCCGTGGAGTGGCATACAGCCTTATAGACGTGTGCTACCTCTCCAAGAACCCCGATCATCTCTGTCCCCTCTCCAATTACTCCTACTACACAGAACTGGTCCGAAGTCCATGCCCAAAGCTGATCAGAAATTGCTCTTATAACAACATCGTATTTGAATGCTGCGACTATTTCCAGCCAATAAAAACTGATCTCGGAACTTGTTATATCATAAATTCCATTCAAACTGA AAATCCTAGGCCTTATCCAATGATAAGCaacattacacaaaaaagaGGAATCCTCCGTTTTCAAATTATGCTCTTATCAATG ATTTACACAATCGGAGAAGATGAAATACCAGGAATAACGACGCTTTATTCATCAACATTAAAAGCGAGTCTTGGAAATACATATCT CCGTCAAGTATCAGTTCGAGACATAGAGAACGATCCTCTGGTGGTGGAGACGACACCGGAACAACGCGCCTGCCGCTTCAACTCGGAGAATCAAGGCCTGTACCCACACTACTCGTACAGCGCTTGCATCGTGCTCTGCCGGAAGCGGGCGCAGTTGGACATCTGTCACTGCAATGATCACTTCATGTTGAACACAT CGGACTCCGAACGCTGTAACATCACCGGCATGTGGTGTCTCCACACCCACTCCAAACAGCTGACAGCGCTGAAGCCGCCGTGGTCGCAGCGCCAGGGGCTGGTCTGCGACTGCCTGCCGTCATGCGAGGAGACTGATATCACCATCATCAAGGATGTTACTACACC GCTACATCCAAAAAGGAAGAAGGCATTCGTTGAAGTCATGCTCCCGTATTTGCCGACTGAAAGATTTAAACGGAACGTTGTCAGAAGTCGCCTGGATTTAGTTG TATCAGTGGGCAGCACAGCCGGGCTTTTTGTGGGAGCGAGTCTCTTGAGTTTTGTGGagctgatattttttttcacagtCCGTTACATAAGCAACGTGCTCATGGAGAAACGGAAACGGAAGAGGGTCAGAATCATTTTACCTCGACATTAA
- the LOC121733442 gene encoding uncharacterized protein LOC121733442, with amino-acid sequence MKTSLLLLLAVIHASVAYPSGPPHPAVVAVRHEEEQLPPHLRKPAIFNPRVHAIISLTSLLHHGENLVYDREADKVPRHEIYKILTHAGFLARQKLNHGPQYNPYSPDFEAQFLHNPELLQYL; translated from the exons ATGAAGACAAGTTTATTACTCTTACTAGCGGTTATACACGCGTCAGTGGCGTATCCGTCGGGGCCCCCGCACCCCGCGGTAGTGGCGGTGCGACACGAGGAGGAGCAGTTGCCCCCTCACCTGCGGAAACCGGCCATCTTCAACCCGCGAGTCCACGCGATCATCTCGCTGACGAGTCTACTGCATCATGGTGAAAACCTT GTATACGACCGTGAAGCGGACAAGGTGCCCCGTCACGAGATCTACAAGATACTGACTCATGCCGGTTTCCTGGCGCGACAGAAGCTCAACCATGGTCCCCAGTACAACCCTTACTCGCCGGACTTCGAAGCTCAGTTCCTACATAACCCTGAACTGCTGCAGTATTTGTAG
- the LOC121733271 gene encoding acylphosphatase-1-like, which produces MMPSDKIFTVDFEVFGKVQGVYFRKYTQITALDLGLKGWVMNTAQGTVIGQCQGPKTAVEDMKTWLQTGGSPKSKIEKTAFKNEGTIKNYAFKSFEIRR; this is translated from the coding sequence ATGATGCCAAGTGATAAAATATTCACTGTGGATTTCGAAGTGTTCGGCAAAGTTCAAGGAGTATATTTTCGAAAATATACCCAAATAACAGCGCTCGACCTTGGCCTCAAAGGATGGGTGATGAATACTGCCCAGGGCACAGTCATTGGACAGTGCCAGGGACCAAAAACTGCTGTCGAAGACATGAAGACTTGGCTCCAAACAGGTGGGAGTCCAAAATCCAAAATAGAGAAAACCGCATTTAAAAACGAAGGTACCATCAAAAATTATGCTTTCAAGAGTTTTGAGATTCGGCGCTAA